A DNA window from Porites lutea chromosome 6, jaPorLute2.1, whole genome shotgun sequence contains the following coding sequences:
- the LOC140941503 gene encoding putative protein-lysine deacylase ABHD14B, whose product MSSVFVAPIAAKTADYMKVGRISPFTINWRVIIGISLALGILLLYYLLSPTGNIMEFPAGAYLELEGEANRIYYRRATPENGGRFTVLLLHGQAFSSQTWDDLGTLKFLRAKNYNVVALDLPGYVKSKDYANIPKTSEERAKFLNEVIEKLHIERPVIVSPSMSGSYSLPFIFQGEKGRNLRGYVPVAPVGTEKYTKDDYENLELPTLIVYGENDETLGLSSLQRLNNIRGHMIHVIKDAGHACYLKNSDEFHDNVEKFLSKLN is encoded by the coding sequence ATGTCCAGTGTTTTTGTCGCACCTATAGCTGCAAAAACTGCAGATTACATGAAAGTCGGTCGCATTTCTCCTTTCACAATCAATTGGAGAGTAATTATTGGTATATCTCTAGCGTTAGGTATACTTTTACTTTACTATCTCCTTTCGCCAACTGGAAATATCATGGAGTTCCCAGCCGGAGCGTACCTCGAATTAGAAGGAGAAGCAAACAGAATTTACTATCGAAGAGCAACTCCCGAAAATGGGGGACGCTTCACAGTCTTGTTGCTTCATGGTCAAGCTTTCTCTTCCCAAACCTGGGATGATCTCGGTACTTTAAAGTTTCTACGAGCCAAAAATTACAACGTGGTGGCTCTAGACCTGCCTGGTTACGTGAAATCGAAGGATTATGCAAATATCCCGAAGACATCTGAAGAACGAGCAAAGTTTCTGAACGAGGTCATCGAGAAGCTTCATATTGAACGGCCTGTGATCGTGTCGCCTTCTATGAGCGGTTCATACTCGTtgccttttatttttcaagGTGAAAAAGGCCGAAATCTGCGGGGATACGTCCCTGTAGCTCCAGTAGGCACAGAGAAATACACTAAAGATGATTATGAAAACCTTGAGTTACCAACTCTTATTGTGTATGGTGAAAACGACGAAACATTGGGACTTTCGTCCTTGCAAAGGCTAAATAATATCCGTGGACATATGATCCATGTGATAAAGGATGCTGGGCATGCCTGCTATTTAAAGAATAGTGATGAATTCCATGACAACGTGGAGAAGTTTCTTAGCAAGTTAAACTAA
- the LOC140941769 gene encoding histamine H2 receptor-like codes for MAVTNLTEEENQKNIRQLYCSAEFTERLHSELIFLAAVNIPLSITAFLGNFLILIALHKKNTLHPPSKLLYRNLAITDLCVGIAAEPLYAAYLISVVKKRWMICYYADLLRVFCGFLLCSVSLFTLTAISVDRLLALSLLLRYRQVVTLKRTSVSALSFWFLSIVGSSTFFWNALIHKWYQYIGTALSLIIALFSYTRIFFILRHNQSQVHVESHVSDGQLPNEPRYRKAVYSALWVQITMVVCYLPFAVAVALTPERGMSLSKYLTRQFTGSLIYLNSSLNPLLYCWKVREVRQAVKETLRQLRC; via the coding sequence ATGGCTGTAACAAATTTAACAGAAGAAGAAAACCAGAAAAATATCAGACAACTGTACTGCTCGGCGGAGTTTACGGAAAGGCTACATAGCGAGCTTATTTTTCTTGCAGCTGTAAATATTCCTCTTTCCATCactgcatttctggggaacTTTCTGATCCTAATTGCTCTGCACAAGAAAAATACACTTCAcccgccgtccaaactcctgtatcgtaatctagcgataactgatctctgtgttggcaTCGCCGCGGAGCCTCTGTATGCTGCTTATTTGATTTCTGTGGTAAAAAAAAGATGGATGATTTGCTATTATGCAGATTTGCTGAGAGTTTTCTGCGGTTTTTTATTGTGTTCTGTATCTTTATTTACGTTGACTGCAATAAGCGTAGACAGACTACTCGCCTTGTCGCTGCTGCtaagatacagacaagttgtaactttaaaaagaacaaGTGTATCTGCTCttagtttttggtttttgtcCATTGTTGGTTCATCTACTTTCTTTTGGAATGCTCTTATACACAAGTGGTATCAATACATAGGTACAGCTCTGAGTCTAATCATCGCACTCTTCTCCTACACCAGAATCTTCTTCATCTTGCGGCATAACCAGTCGCAAGTTCATGTTGAGAGCCACGTTTCTGATGGGCAGCTACCGAACGAacctcgatacagaaaggcagtatacagtgcactgtgggtgcaaataacaatggttgtttgttatctgccgtTTGCTGTAGCGGTCGCTTTGACACCTGAGAGAGGGATGAGTCTGTCTAAGTACCTTACTAGACAATTTACGGGGTCTTTAATTTACCTAAACTCGTCGTTAAACCCATTGCTGTACTGTTGGAAGGTCAGAGAAGTAAGGCAAGCcgtaaaagaaacattaaggcaaCTCCGCTGTTGA